The Deferrivibrio essentukiensis genome includes a window with the following:
- a CDS encoding ABC transporter permease, giving the protein MISNLCIKVGKFTVESFITFTEFLGFSFVVLKKLIHFKILNPAIRLVFFRQVYFTGVQILNIFVLISFVMGLVFVGFLTQFLIKLNAYQEIGQVLSVLIIRELAPLISVIMLALRSSTAVSAEIAVMNITGETNTLKMYKIDLIDYLYIPRILAGLIAMVCLSSFFTFFSLAGGYFLLSIQMGADFIYIINVILDYISFSDILCFLYKAFLFGFILMAIPIFTSKNVKTANTEIPIALLKGMMRLFYGIIFVEITGFLI; this is encoded by the coding sequence ATGATTTCAAATTTGTGCATAAAGGTTGGGAAATTTACTGTAGAGTCTTTTATTACTTTCACAGAATTTTTAGGGTTTTCCTTTGTAGTCTTAAAAAAGCTTATACATTTTAAAATATTAAATCCTGCAATAAGGCTTGTTTTTTTTAGACAGGTTTATTTTACCGGTGTGCAAATTTTAAATATATTTGTGTTGATTTCTTTTGTTATGGGGCTCGTATTTGTAGGGTTTTTAACTCAATTTTTAATAAAACTAAACGCTTATCAAGAGATTGGTCAGGTATTATCTGTATTAATAATTAGAGAGCTTGCACCCTTAATATCTGTCATTATGCTCGCTCTTCGTTCTTCTACCGCAGTTTCTGCTGAAATTGCAGTTATGAATATTACTGGAGAGACAAATACACTGAAAATGTACAAAATAGATTTGATAGATTATCTTTATATACCTCGAATACTTGCAGGGCTAATTGCTATGGTGTGTCTATCGTCATTTTTTACTTTCTTTTCTTTGGCGGGCGGGTATTTTTTACTTAGTATTCAGATGGGTGCAGATTTTATTTATATAATAAATGTGATTCTTGATTATATATCATTCAGCGATATTTTATGTTTTTTGTACAAAGCATTTTTATTCGGATTTATTTTGATGGCAATCCCAATATTTACTTCAAAAAATGTTAAGACAGCAAATACCGAAATCCCTATTGCACTGCTTAAAGGGATGATGCGACTTTTCTACGGTATAATATTTGTTGAGATTACAGGGTTTTTGATATGA